In Chitinophagaceae bacterium C216, the genomic stretch TAAGTGACCAAGAAGTCATAGTAGCGGCTTTCTGCATCAAAAGCATTGTGGTAAATAATTCTCTTTTGCAAAGCACCCAAATAGCTTTCCAGAATCAAGCGGAAGTATCGTTCTAAGCGGGGCAAAGTTGCTAGCAATTGCTGAAATGAGGTGTAGCTGATTTGTAAAACTTTCGTATCCTCTATGGCCTGAATGTTATACATCGAAGGTTTCTGTTTGGAGAAACTCTCAATATCCGTGGCCCACCAGTCATCGATAGCAAAAAATAGAATCTCTTCCTCTCCCGTTTTGTCGTTTATAAAGTAAGTTTTTACAGACCCCGACACTACATAGGTATCATAACGGCAAGTTTCACCATTCCTTAATAAATATTCACCTTTCTCAAAGGATCTTTCTATCCAGAATTTTTCTATAATATGAGTCTCCTCTTCACTTAAAGAGATATATCTGCTGATATTTTGGATGAGTGTATTCTTCATATTATATAATTCCAGATTGATGTATGGGGCTGGTAAAGCAAGTTTTTTACTCAAATTTACGTCACCCTCTAATATTGAAATGTGTATAACTAAGATACAGTAAAGTTGTAGCCTTTTTGCTCAAGAGTGTAAAGCTATTATATTTTATCCCTGATATTACCACGACTGCAAGTCGATAGTTCAACGGATAACGGGCTAGTGTTATCATCCATTGCGGGAGCTATGATTGCGATTTATCTAATGACCCCCTTGTTAATAATTTGAGCAATTCATTTACTGTCTTCCAGTTTCGGGTAGTTGCAGGTACTTTAAGATTTTTTTCTAAAAAGGTATTGTTGAG encodes the following:
- the anr_2 gene encoding Transcriptional activator protein Anr yields the protein MKNTLIQNISRYISLSEEETHIIEKFWIERSFEKGEYLLRNGETCRYDTYVVSGSVKTYFINDKTGEEEILFFAIDDWWATDIESFSKQKPSMYNIQAIEDTKVLQISYTSFQQLLATLPRLERYFRLILESYLGALQKRIIYHNAFDAESRYYDFLVTYPEIAKKVPQYLIASYLGVSAEFISRIRRKNKSS